In Meriones unguiculatus strain TT.TT164.6M chromosome 17, Bangor_MerUng_6.1, whole genome shotgun sequence, a single window of DNA contains:
- the Cdc45 gene encoding cell division control protein 45 homolog, with translation MFVTDFRKEFYELVHNQRVLLFVASDVDALCACKILQALFQCDHVQYTLVPVSGWQELETAFLEHKEQFHYFVLINCGANVDLLDILQPDEDSVFFVCDTHRPVNVVNVYNDTQIKLLIKQEDDLEVPAYDDIFRDEAEDEDLSGSDSEGSEPSEKRTRLEEEIVERNKKRRQRREWEARRRDILFDYEQYEYYGTSSAMVMFDLAWMMSKDLNDMLWWAIVGLTDQWVHDKITQMKYVTDVGILQRHVSRHNHRNEAEENMLSVDCTRISFEYDLCLALYQHWSLHESLYNTSYTAARFKLWSVHGQKRLQEFLADMGLPLKQVKQKFQSMDVSLKENLREMIEESANKFGMKDMRVQTFSIQFGFKHKFLASDVVFATMSLMESPEKDSSGTDHFIQALDSLSRSNLDKLYLGLELAKKHLQATQQTIASCLCTNLVTSQGPFLYCSLMEGTPDVTLFSKPASLSLLSRHLLKSFVYSTKNRRCKLLPLVMAAPLSMEQGTVTVVGIPPETDSSDRKNFFGRAFEKAAESTSSRTLHNHFDLSVIELKAEDRSKFLDALVSLLS, from the exons ATGTTCGTGACCGATTTCCGCAAGGAGTTCTACGAGCTGGTCCACAACCAG AGGGTCCTTCTCTTTGTGGCCTCGGATGTGGATGCCTTGTGTGCTTGCAAGATCCTTCAG GCTCTGTTTCAGTGTGATCACGTACAATATACACTGGTTCCAGTTTCTGGGTGGCAAGAACTTGAAACTGCATTTCTTGAACATAAAGAACAG TTCCACTATTTTGTCCTCATAAACTGTGGAGCCAATGTGGACCTGTTGGATATCCTTCAACCTGATGAAGacagtgtattttttgtgtgtgatacCCACAGGCCAGTCAATGTTGTGAATGTGTACAATGACACTCAG ATCAAATTGCTTATTAAAcaagaggatgaccttgaagttcCTGCCTACGATGACATCTTTAGGGATGAAGCAGAGGATGAGGATCTTTCAGGAAGTGACAGTGAAGGGTCGGAGCCTTCTGAGAAGCGTACACGGTTAGAAGAG GAGATAGTGGAGCGAAACAAAAAGAGGAGGCAGCGCAGAGAATGGGAGGCCCGGAG GAGAGACATCCTCTTTGACTATGAGCAATATGAATATTATGGGACATCG TCAGCCATGGTGATGTTTGACCTGGCATGGATGATGTCCAAGGACCTGAATGACATGCTGTG GTGGGCCATTGTTGGACTGACAGACCAATGGGTGCATGACAAGATCACTCA AATGAAGTACGTGACTGATGTTGGCATCCTACAGCGTCATGTGTCCCGGCATAACCACCGAAACGAGGCGGAGGAGAATATGCTCTCTGTAGACTGCACCCGGATCTCCTTTGAGTATGA CCTCTGCCTGGCACTGTACCAGCACTGGTCTCTCCATGAAAGCCTGTACAATACCAGCTACACTGCAGCCAGGTTCAAGCTCTGGTCTGTGCACGGGCAGAAGCGACTCCAGGAGTTCCTTGCAGACATGGG GCTTCCCTTGAAGCAAGTGAAACAGAAGTTTCAGTCCATGGACGTCTCGTTGAAGGAGAATTTGCGGGAAATGATTGAAGAATCTGCAAATAAATTTGG GATGAAGGACATGCGTGTGCAGACTTTCAGCATTCAGTTTGGATTCAAGCATAAATTCCTGGCCAGTGATGTGGTCTTTGCCACCATGTCTCTGATGGAGAGTCCTGAGAAGGATAGCTCGGGGACAGACCACTTTATCCAGGCTCTTGATAGCCTCTCCAG GAGTAACCTGGACAAGCTGTACCTTGGTCTGGAGCTCGCCAAGAAGCATCTCCAAGCCACCCAGCAAACCATCGCCAGCTGCCTCTGCACCAACCTCGTCACCTCCCAGGGCCCTTTTCTCTACTGCTCGCTCATGGAG ggCACTCCAGACGTCACACTGTTTTCCAAGCCGGCATCCCTGAGTCTGCTCAGCAGACATCTGCTCAAGTCCTTTGTGTATTCG ACAAAGAATCGACGCTGCAAGCTGCTGcccctggtgatggctgcccccCTGAGCATGGAGCAGGGCACAGTGACTGTGGTGGGCATCCCCCCAGAGACTGACAGCTCAGATAGAAAGAA CTTTTTTGGCAGGGCATTTGAGAAGGCAGCAGAAAGCACCAGCTCTCGGACTCTACACAACCACTTTGATCTTTCAG TAATTGAGCTGAAAGCCGAGGACCGGAGCAAGTTCCTGGATGCTCTTGTGTCACTGCTGTCCTGA
- the Cldn5 gene encoding claudin-5 — MGSAALEILGLVLCLVGWVGLILACGLPMWQVTAFLDHNIVTAQTTWKGLWMSCVVQSTGHMQCKVYESVLALSAEVQAARALTVGAVLLALVALFVTLTGAQCTTCVAPGPVKARVALTGGALYALCGLLALVPLCWFANIVVREFYDPAVPVSQKYELGAALYIGWAASALLMCGGGLVCCGAWICSGRPEFSFPVKYSGPRRPTANGDYDKKNYV; from the coding sequence ATGGGGTCCGCAGCGTTGGAAATTCTAGGTCTGGTGCTGTGCCTGGTAGGCTGGGTGGGCTTGATCCTGGCGTGTGGGCTGCCCATGTGGCAGGTGACTGCCTTCCTGGACCACAACATCGTGACGGCTCAGACGACTTGGAAGGGGCTGTGGATGTCTTGCGTGGTGCAGAGCACCGGGCACATGCAGTGCAAGGTGTATGAATCCGTGCTGGCGCTGAGTGCCGAGGTGCAGGCAGCTCGGGCGCTCACCGTGGGCGCTGTTCTGCTGGCGCTGGTGGCACTCTTTGTTACCCTGACCGGCGCGCAGTGCACCACCTGCGTGGCCCCGGGCCCGGTCAAGGCACGCGTGGCCCTCACGGGCGGTGCGCTTTACGCGCTGTGCGGGCTGCTGGCGCTCGTGCCGCTCTGCTGGTTCGCCAACATCGTGGTCCGCGAGTTCTACGATCCGGCGGTGCCGGTGTCTCAGAAGTACGAACTGGGCGCGGCGCTGTACATCGGCTGGGCCGCTTCGGCCCTGCTCATGTGCGGCGGCGGCCTCGTGTGCTGCGGTGCCTGGATCTGCTCCGGCCGCCCGGAGTTCAGCTTCCCAGTCAAGTACTCGGGGCCGCGGCGGCCCACGGCCAACGGCGACTACGACAAGAAGAACTACGTCTAA